The genomic region CCCTGATAGCGGAAAACGGGCTTCGTCGCCCGTCGCCGTCGCGCCGCCGAGCGACTCGATGCCCGCGGACGTTTGCGCTATCGCTCTCCCCATGGCTCTTGTCCAGGTCACGGCGCGCTTCGCCCCCGCCAGCGCCCGACCCCGACCGCGTCAGGCGTTCGCGCGTAGGGGCGCCTGGTCCGCTGCCGCGCCGCTCGTGCTGCTCGTCGCGACGACCTCGCGCGCGGAGCCCGCGGCCGACGCGGGAGCCCCGAGCGCCCCGAGCGCGCCAAGCGTTCAGGTCGAGGCGCTGTCGCCGGCGTCGCCCCCTGCGTCGGGCAAGCTGATCGTGCACTTCGCGCCCTCCGAGCCGAACATGGTGCTCGAGCGCGCGCCAGAGAGGCGCCGCGGCGACCACACGGACCACGAGGGCTGGACCGTCGTCTGCCTCGCGGGCTGCACCGTCGAGCTCGATCCGCGCGGCCGCTACCAGGTGGGCGGAACCTACGTCTCGCCGGCGTACGTGCCGCTCCCTCCCGGCCCCGGCCGGTACACCGTGAGCGCCACGCCCGGCTCGCTGCGCGCCAGCGAGCTCGGGGTCGGGTGGCTCCTCGCCGGGGCGTCGGCGTTCGTCGTGGGCGGGTCGACCGCGGCGATCATGGGCAGCGCCGGCGCGCTCAAGAACGTGGAGGACGGCTCCGCGACGCAGCTCGTGTTCGTGTCGGCCCTCGCGATCGGGGCGGTCGGGCTCGTGCTCACCGTCACCTCCCTCGCGTTCCGCGCGGGAGGCGACACCGAGGTGCGCGTGGAGCCGAGCGCTCGGTAGGCGCCGCCCGGCTGCGCCCGCCCGAGCACCCCGCGTCAGTCTTCGTCGGTGGCGCGCAGCTTCGCGAGCACCGAGAAATCCTCGAGCGTCGAGGTGTCGCCCTTGGTCTCGGTCGCGCCGCTCGCGATCTCCTTCAGCAGCCGCCGCATGATCTTGCCGCTGCGCGTCTTCGGGAGCGCGTCGGCGAAGCGGACCTCGTCGGGGCGGGCGAATTTTCCGATCTCGCGATCGATGTGCTCGGCGAGCTTGGCCTTCATCGCCTTGTCGGCGGTCTGCCCGCCCTTCAGTGTCACGAACACCACGATGGCTTGGCCCTTCAGGTCGTCGGGCTTGCCCACGGCGGCCGACTCGGCGACGGCCGGGTGGCTGCCGAGCGCGCTCTCGAGCTCGGCCGTGCCGATGCGGTGACCCGCGACGTTGAGCACGTCGTCGATGCGGCCGACGACCCAGAAGTAGCCGTCCTTGTCGCAGCGCGCGCCGTCGCCCGTGAAGTACACGCCCGGCATCTGCGACCAGTACGCCGACGCGTACCGCGCGTCGTCGTTGTACAGGGTGCGGGCCATGGAGGGCCACGGCCGCCGGATCACGAGCTTGCCGGTCTCGCCCCCCGCGCAAGGCTCGCCGGAGTCCTTCACCACTTGGATGTCGATGCCGAACATCGGCAGGCCCGTGGCGCCGGGCTTCGAGTAGCACGCGCCGGGCAGGGTGGTGAGCATCACGCTGCCGGTCTCGGTCTGCCACCAGGTGTCGACGATGGGGCAGCGGCCGCCGCCGATGACGCGGTGGTACCAGGTCCACGCCTCGGGGTTGATGGGCTCGCCCACGCTCCCAAGCAGGCGCAGGCTCGAGAGATCGGCCTTCTGCGGCCACTCGTCGCCCCAGCGAATGAAGGCGCGGATGGCGGTCGGCGCCGTGTACAGGATCGTGACGCCGTGCTTCTCGATGATGCTCCAGAAGCGGCCCGGATCGGGGAAGTTGGGCGCCCCTTCGTACATCAGGCACGACGCGCCGTTCGAGAGCGGGCCGTACACGATGTAGCTGTGGCCGGTGACCCAGCCGACGTCGGCCGTGCACCAGTAAAGGTCCTTGTCTTTTAGATCGAACACGTGCTTCGCGGTGACGTGCGCTCCCGCCAGGTAGCCGGCGGTGGTGTGCAGCACGCCCTTCGGCTTGCCCGTGGAGCCCGAGGTGTAGAGCACGAAGAGCGGGTGCTCGGCGTCGAACGCGTCGGGTGCCTTCGCCTTCGCGAGGCTCTCGGCCGAGGGCCTCCGCGCGAGGAGCATGTCCCACGTGTGGTCGCGGCCGTCCGCGAGCGAGATGGGCGCGAGGTTCTTGCCGATGCGCTCGAAGACCACCACGTGCTCGACCGTGGGCGTGTGCTCGAGCGCCGCGTCGGCCATCTTCTTCAGCGGCACGACGTTGCCGCGGCGCCACGCGCCGTCTTGGGTGATGAGCGCCTTCGCGCCGAGGTCGTTGATGCGATCGCGGAGCGCCTCCGAAGAGAACCCGCCGAAGACCACCGAGTGCGTCGCGCCGATGCGCGCGCACGCGAGCATCGCGATGGCCGCCTCGGGCACCATTCCCATGTAGATCGCGACGCGATCGCCCGCTTGGATGCCGAGATCGAGGAGCGCGGCGGTGAGGCGCACCACCTCGCGGTGCAGCTCGAAATACGTGATGGTGCGCGAGTCACCCGGCTCGCCCTCGAACACGATCGCGGCGCGCGTGCGCGCCGACGTGGTGAGGTGGCGATCGAGGCAGCTCTCGGTGAGGTTCAGCTCCGCGCCCACGAAGAACTTCGCCTTGGGGAGCTCCCACTCGGAGAACGTTTGCCAGGTCTTTCGGAACACGAGGTCCTGGGTCTGCGCGCGCCAGAAGGTGTCCGGGTCCTCGAGCGACTGCGAGTGGAGCGACGCGTACTCGGCGTGCGAGCGCACGCTGGCCGTCTCCGAGAACGTGCTCGCGGGCACGAAGCGCTCTTGCTTCTGGGGCGACTCAGGCTTTTCGGACATGGGGCTCTCCACTCCAGGGTTCGGGGCGCCGCGCGGCGGCGAGGTGGCGCTACTCTAAATCAGCCACGCCAGGGGCGTCATCGAAGTTGCCGGCCGCCGCGCCGTCGAGCGCGCCGTGGACCAGCAGCGTGTAGAGGCGGTCCTCGCCCACGCCACGCTGCTCGAGCGGCTCACCGCGCTCGCCCTCGTCCGCGCGCGTGAACCCGGCGGCCTCGTAGAGCCGGACGGCGCTCGCGAAGACCGTGCGCGTGCGCAGGCCGACCACCGTGAGCCGCTCGCGCCGGGCGACGTCGAGGAGCCGCTCGAGCAGCGCGCGCCCGAGCCCCTCGCCGCGCGCCTCGGGGGCGACGAAGAGCTTGGAAATCCAGCCTCCCGTGCCCCACGGCTCGAGGCAGGCGACCCCCACGATGGCGCCGCCGGGCCGCTCGGCGACGAGGTCGACGGTGCGTCCGCCCAAGTCCCCGCGCGAGCCGAGGCCGAACACGTCGGCGTCGGCGCCCTGGGGCTCGGGCTCCACGCCGTGCTCGCGGAGCGCGGCGAACACGAGCGCGACGCAGGCGCCGACGTCGGCCGGGGTCGCTCTTCGGATCGTGCACGCCGCTCGCCGTGTGTTCTTCGCCACCGTCGTAGCGTACCTTGTGCGCATGCACACGGGGTCGACCAGGTTCGCGCTCGCGGTGGCCGCCGCGCTCGCGCTCGCGCTCGCGGCCTCCGCGCCCTCCGTCGCGTACGCGCAAGACGCGGACGACGAGCCCCAGGCCGCGCCCGCGCCGCTCCCTCGCGATCCGGCCCGCGCGCTGCAGGCCGCCGACGAGGGCCGCAAGCTCGAGGCGGCGGGGAAGACCGACGAGGCATGCGCAGCGTTCGCGCGCAGCCAGGCGCTCGATCCCCTCGGGACGACGCTCGTGCTCCTCGCCTCGTGCCACGAGAAGCAGGGCAAGCTCGCCACGGCTTGGTCGGAGCTCGGCGAGGCCGCCGCGCTGCTGGCGCGCGAGAAGAACGCGGAACGCGAGGCGTTCGCCCGAGGGCGCGCGCGCGAGCTCGAGCCGAGGCTGTCCGCGCTCGTGCTCGAGGGCGTCGAGGGCACGTCGGTGGAGACGCTCACGGTGGACGGTCAGGCCGTCCCGAAGCCCGCGTGGGCGCGCCCTATCCCCCTCGACGTGGGCGAGCACACCCTCGTGTTCGCCAAGGTGGGCGCAGAGCCCGCCTCCGCCACCGTGCGCGTCCCGGGAGGCGCCGCGAAGGTGACCTACCGCGTGCCGACGCTCTCGGCCGCGAAGGTCGCGTCGCTCCCGGGCTCGGGCGATCCTCCGTACCTCGGCTACGGGCTCGCGGGCGCGGGGGTCGTCGGCCTCGGGCTCGGCGCGGTGTTCGGTGTGTCGGCGCTCTCCGCTGGCTCGGACGTGAAGGCGGCCTGCGACGCGCAGCGGCAGTGTACGGCCGACGGGCTGAAGCGCCTCGACGAGGGCCGCAGCGCGGGCACGCTCTCGACCATCGGCTTCGTCGCAGGCGCGGCCCTCGTGACCGCCGGCGTCGTGCTGGTGGTGCTCCACAAGAGCGGCCCGCCTGCCCGCGGGCGGGGCACCCTCGAGCTCCTCCTCACGGGCCGGGGGACCTTCTGATGCGCGCGCTCCGCTCGTCCCCGCGCTCGTCGCGCTCGGTGGCCTTCGTCGTGCTTGCGGCCCTCTCGACGTCCGCGGGCTGCACGCTCGTCGCGGGCCTCGGCGGCGACTACACGCTCGCGCCGGGCGAGGCAGGCGCGGACGCCGCGGCGCCGCTGGATGGACCCACGCCACCCCCCTCGGACGCGCCGCCGCCGCCGCCCTTCGACGCGCCGGTGCCGCCGATCACGGGGGAGGGACGTGTGCTCTACAGCCTTCGTGGGACCTACCTGCTCCTCGAGGCGAGGGCGGGCGCGACCCCCGTGGCCGTGGAGCCAGCGCTAAATCAGGTGTCGCCGGGGCGCGACACGCGCATGAACCTCGGGGCCGACGGCTCACTCGTGGTCGAGACTAGCCGCTTCGGCTGCTCCGACCCGTGCCTCGCGGTGTTCTCGCCCGACCTGAAGGCCGGCGAGCGCGTGCTCGCGGGCGGCGGCCCCGTGACCAACATGCGCGACGTGGTGCCCGCGGTCGCCGGCAACGGCGCCCTCGTGGTGTTCGGAGGCCAAGG from Myxococcales bacterium harbors:
- the acs gene encoding acetate--CoA ligase produces the protein MSEKPESPQKQERFVPASTFSETASVRSHAEYASLHSQSLEDPDTFWRAQTQDLVFRKTWQTFSEWELPKAKFFVGAELNLTESCLDRHLTTSARTRAAIVFEGEPGDSRTITYFELHREVVRLTAALLDLGIQAGDRVAIYMGMVPEAAIAMLACARIGATHSVVFGGFSSEALRDRINDLGAKALITQDGAWRRGNVVPLKKMADAALEHTPTVEHVVVFERIGKNLAPISLADGRDHTWDMLLARRPSAESLAKAKAPDAFDAEHPLFVLYTSGSTGKPKGVLHTTAGYLAGAHVTAKHVFDLKDKDLYWCTADVGWVTGHSYIVYGPLSNGASCLMYEGAPNFPDPGRFWSIIEKHGVTILYTAPTAIRAFIRWGDEWPQKADLSSLRLLGSVGEPINPEAWTWYHRVIGGGRCPIVDTWWQTETGSVMLTTLPGACYSKPGATGLPMFGIDIQVVKDSGEPCAGGETGKLVIRRPWPSMARTLYNDDARYASAYWSQMPGVYFTGDGARCDKDGYFWVVGRIDDVLNVAGHRIGTAELESALGSHPAVAESAAVGKPDDLKGQAIVVFVTLKGGQTADKAMKAKLAEHIDREIGKFARPDEVRFADALPKTRSGKIMRRLLKEIASGATETKGDTSTLEDFSVLAKLRATDED
- a CDS encoding GNAT family N-acetyltransferase translates to MAKNTRRAACTIRRATPADVGACVALVFAALREHGVEPEPQGADADVFGLGSRGDLGGRTVDLVAERPGGAIVGVACLEPWGTGGWISKLFVAPEARGEGLGRALLERLLDVARRERLTVVGLRTRTVFASAVRLYEAAGFTRADEGERGEPLEQRGVGEDRLYTLLVHGALDGAAAGNFDDAPGVADLE